In Excalfactoria chinensis isolate bCotChi1 chromosome 3, bCotChi1.hap2, whole genome shotgun sequence, one DNA window encodes the following:
- the MAS1 gene encoding proto-oncogene Mas — translation MDESNLTFHPSEGTENISMHRNISTQERVWEILTPLWVIMIISFLGFCENGIVLWCLCFQIKRNPFTAYITHLSIADISLLFCIFILSIEYIAGFGFAYGFYYYITTTLSIVFLLGYNTGLYLLTAISIERCLSIVYPIWYRCHRSRHQSAIVCTILWTLSFLMTVAEYLTCKDDSTREQFDNANHCQAMLIFIWILTFLIFIPLMILSSLILVIRIHRNSLRPHSSKLYIIIVATVVVFLIFAMPMRLLYLLNYHHWSSLLSQQNHVTIVLSTVNSSINPLVYFFVGSSKKKRFKESLKVVLSRALADGLRPRSQEVGMSLDIAETIF, via the coding sequence ATGGATGAGTCAAACTTAACGTTTCATCCCAGCGAAGGCACAGAGAACATCTCaatgcacagaaacatttctaCACAGGAAAGAGTCTGGGAGATATTGACCCCACTTTGGGTAATTATGATCATCTCCTTCCTGGGTTTTTGTGAAAATGGAATTGTCCTCTGGTGCCTCTGCTTCCAGATCAAAAGAAATCCATTCACTGCGTACATCACACACCTGTCCATTGCTGACATCTCCTTACTGTTTTGTATATTTATTCTGTCGATTGAGTACATTGCTGGCTTTGGATTCGCGTATGGCTTTTACTACTATATAACCACCACACTGTCTATTGTCTTTCTTCTTGGATATAATACTGGTCTCTATCTCCTGACAGCCATCAGTATTGAGAGGTGTCTGTCTATTGTTTACCCCATCTGGTACCGCTGCCACCGGTCACGGCACCAATCAGCAATTGTATGCACAATTCTATGGACTCTGTCTTTTCTGATGACGGTAGCCGAATACTTAACATGCAAAGATGATTCAACAAGGGAACAATTCGACAACGCCAACCACTGTCAAGCAATGCTCATCTTCATATGGATCCTGACTTTCCTGATCTTCATTCCTCTAATGATTctgtccagcctgatcttggTCATCAGGATTCATCGTAACTCCCTGAGACCTCATTCATCAAAGCTCTACATCATCATTGTGGCCACCGTTGTCGTCTTCCTCATCTTTGCCATGCCCATGAGGCTGTTGTACCTTCTGAACTATCACCACTGGTCATCTCTGCTCAGCCAGCAGAACCACGTCACCATTGTTCTCTCCACCGTCAACAGCAGCATCAACCCTCTTGTTTACTTCTTTGTaggaagcagcaagaaaaagaggTTCAAGGAGAGTCTCAAAGTGGTTCTTAGCAGAGCACTTGCTGATGGATTGCGGCCAAGAAGCCAAGAAGTTGGCATGAGCTTGGATATAGCAGAAACAATTTTCTAA